One region of Anaeromyxobacter paludicola genomic DNA includes:
- the rnr gene encoding ribonuclease R has translation MPDKDLADRRRERLVAQLREGAGQPASIGELMQKARIHPGERTEVKRVLRDLTREGLVLRAGKRFWLRGAEKPAAGPRSGGGRPSRPAAEPERRARPPAALSRGAGLLGTLTRHRDGYGFVARVDRAGEDVFVPPPEAEKALDGDLVRIDIVPGRDGRTMGRILEVVERRRRTIIGTYHDRGASSFVLPSDEQLEGPVPVPRSRLAVDGEVVKVALDPESRALEGEVVERVGRPGDPKVEVLKVAYAKGFSDLFPPEVRIEAQAIPDEVTPEDRRGRRDLTAMRLVTIDGEDARDFDDAVHVERLPGRKGYRLTVAIADVSHYVRRGSALDAEALRRGTSVYFPMQVLPMLPEKLSNGICSLNPEVDRLCMVADMTLDAQGRPVSAEIYEAVMRSAARCTYTDVARMLAGEKVPRREFLRQDFELMAELQEKLTGLRQHRGSIDFDLPEAKVVLDAAGDVLGIERRPRNRAHRIVEEFMLAANEAVARHFGSRSVPTIYRVHGEPDEEKLAAFLDLARTHGFEVPADEAALTPKALNALLARFEGHPQQRALNQLLLRSMMQAIYSPENIGHYGLAAEHYLHFTSPIRRYPDLVVHRLLREEWAAPVEAAEGEAPRGKARRGGRVFGRTSPAELERMAALASERERAAMQAEREIASFYAALFMKDKVGQRFPGVVASVVEFGLFVEIGEWLVEGLVKVEDLGEGFQFDPEQHALVQPGTGRAFRVGDELEIEVLAASPLRRQIDLGLVEGGEVFRGVPRERGGRGGGKGGRRERLEVPRAGGKAARHGKRDEGRPGKKGARAGGGKPRGRKGGRGR, from the coding sequence ATGCCAGACAAGGATCTCGCCGACCGCCGCCGCGAGCGGCTCGTCGCCCAGCTGCGCGAGGGCGCCGGCCAGCCCGCCTCCATCGGCGAGCTGATGCAGAAGGCCCGCATCCACCCGGGCGAGCGCACCGAGGTGAAGCGGGTGCTGCGCGACCTGACGCGGGAGGGGCTGGTGCTCCGCGCGGGCAAGCGGTTCTGGCTGCGGGGGGCCGAGAAGCCCGCGGCCGGGCCCAGGTCCGGCGGCGGCCGGCCTTCGCGCCCGGCGGCGGAGCCGGAGCGGCGGGCGCGGCCCCCGGCGGCCCTCTCCCGCGGCGCCGGCCTCCTCGGCACGCTCACCCGCCACCGCGACGGCTACGGCTTCGTGGCCCGCGTCGATCGGGCAGGGGAGGACGTGTTCGTGCCGCCGCCCGAGGCCGAGAAGGCGCTCGACGGCGACCTCGTCCGCATCGACATCGTGCCGGGCCGCGACGGCCGCACCATGGGGCGCATCCTCGAGGTGGTGGAGCGGCGCCGCCGCACCATCATCGGCACCTACCACGACCGCGGCGCCTCGAGCTTCGTGCTCCCGTCGGACGAGCAGCTGGAGGGGCCGGTCCCGGTGCCCCGCTCGCGGCTCGCCGTGGACGGCGAGGTGGTGAAGGTGGCCCTGGACCCGGAGTCGCGGGCACTCGAGGGGGAGGTGGTGGAGCGGGTGGGCCGCCCCGGGGATCCGAAGGTGGAGGTGCTCAAGGTCGCCTACGCCAAGGGCTTCTCCGACCTCTTTCCGCCGGAGGTCCGCATCGAGGCGCAGGCCATCCCCGACGAGGTCACGCCCGAGGACCGGCGCGGCCGCCGCGATCTCACCGCGATGCGGCTCGTCACCATCGACGGGGAGGACGCGCGGGACTTCGACGACGCGGTCCACGTGGAGCGGCTCCCCGGCCGCAAGGGCTACCGGCTGACGGTCGCCATCGCCGACGTCTCCCACTACGTGCGGCGCGGCAGCGCGCTCGACGCCGAGGCGCTCCGGCGGGGGACCAGCGTCTACTTCCCGATGCAGGTCCTGCCGATGCTGCCGGAGAAGCTCTCGAACGGCATCTGCTCCCTCAACCCCGAGGTGGACCGGCTCTGCATGGTCGCCGACATGACGCTCGACGCCCAGGGCCGGCCGGTCTCCGCCGAGATCTACGAGGCGGTGATGCGCAGCGCCGCCCGCTGCACCTACACCGACGTCGCCCGCATGCTCGCCGGCGAGAAGGTGCCGCGGCGCGAGTTCCTGCGGCAGGACTTCGAGCTCATGGCCGAGCTGCAGGAGAAGCTCACCGGGCTGCGGCAGCACCGCGGCTCCATCGACTTCGACCTGCCCGAGGCCAAGGTGGTGCTCGACGCGGCGGGCGACGTGCTCGGGATCGAGCGCCGGCCGCGCAACCGGGCGCACCGGATCGTCGAGGAGTTCATGCTGGCCGCCAACGAGGCGGTGGCGCGCCACTTCGGCAGCCGCTCGGTGCCGACCATCTACCGGGTCCACGGCGAGCCCGACGAGGAGAAGCTCGCCGCCTTCCTCGACCTCGCCCGCACGCACGGCTTCGAGGTGCCGGCCGACGAGGCGGCGCTCACGCCCAAGGCGCTCAACGCGCTGCTGGCCCGCTTCGAGGGCCACCCGCAGCAGCGGGCGCTGAACCAGCTCCTGCTCCGCTCGATGATGCAGGCCATCTACAGCCCGGAGAACATCGGCCACTACGGGCTCGCCGCCGAGCACTACCTCCACTTCACCTCGCCCATCCGGCGCTACCCCGACCTCGTGGTGCACCGGCTCCTGCGCGAGGAGTGGGCGGCCCCGGTGGAGGCGGCCGAGGGCGAGGCGCCGCGCGGGAAGGCGCGGCGGGGCGGGCGCGTCTTCGGGCGCACCAGCCCGGCCGAGCTCGAGCGCATGGCGGCCCTCGCGAGCGAGCGCGAGCGCGCGGCCATGCAGGCGGAGCGCGAGATCGCCTCGTTCTACGCGGCGCTCTTCATGAAGGACAAGGTCGGGCAGCGCTTCCCGGGCGTGGTCGCGAGCGTGGTCGAGTTCGGCCTGTTCGTGGAGATCGGCGAGTGGCTGGTCGAGGGGCTCGTGAAGGTGGAGGACCTCGGCGAGGGGTTCCAGTTCGACCCGGAGCAGCACGCCCTGGTCCAGCCGGGCACCGGCCGCGCCTTCCGGGTGGGCGACGAGCTCGAGATCGAGGTGCTCGCCGCGAGCCCGCTCCGGCGCCAGATCGACCTCGGCCTGGTGGAGGGCGGCGAGGTGTTCCGGGGCGTGCCGCGCGAGCGGGGCGGCCGGGGCGGAGGGAAGGGCGGCCGGCGGGAGCGGCTCGAGGTGCCGCGGGCCGGCGGCAAGGCCGCCCGGCACGGGAAGCGCGACGAGGGCCGCCCCGGGAAGAAGGGCGCCCGCGCCGGCGGGGGCAAGCCGCGCGGCAGGAAGGGTGGTCGGGGGCGCTGA
- a CDS encoding OmpA family protein, which yields MRQLLAAFTLLGIAGCAGGMRQGANPPPAPATICMPCGNPCQYPCQPSQPVAAAPAPAPTPTPTPPPPPPPPPAPEPAAAASFDPAPGHFTGAQQVTITSATPGAVIHYTTDGSAPTADSPVYTGPITVSKDTTVRAIAIAPGAPPSAESTAAYTIAPPAPPPRVSVTEKKLELTEKVFFDTGKTRIKTQSHALLDEVATVLKQHPEVKHVVVEGHTDDVGGAASNLKLSKGRAEAVRAYLVKKGVEASRLSAKGFGETRPVADNKTPAGRDANRRVEFVIPQ from the coding sequence ATGAGACAGCTCCTGGCCGCCTTCACCCTCCTCGGCATCGCCGGCTGCGCCGGCGGCATGAGGCAAGGCGCCAACCCGCCTCCGGCGCCCGCCACCATCTGCATGCCTTGCGGGAATCCCTGCCAGTATCCCTGCCAGCCCAGCCAGCCGGTCGCCGCCGCCCCCGCGCCGGCTCCGACGCCGACCCCCACGCCGCCTCCGCCGCCTCCTCCTCCGCCCGCGCCCGAGCCGGCCGCCGCGGCGAGCTTCGACCCGGCCCCGGGCCACTTCACCGGCGCCCAGCAGGTGACGATCACCAGCGCCACGCCCGGCGCGGTCATCCACTACACCACGGACGGCAGCGCCCCGACGGCGGACTCCCCGGTCTACACCGGCCCCATCACCGTCTCGAAGGACACCACCGTCCGCGCCATCGCCATCGCGCCCGGCGCGCCGCCGAGCGCCGAGTCCACGGCCGCCTACACCATCGCGCCGCCCGCGCCGCCCCCGCGCGTCTCCGTCACCGAGAAGAAGCTCGAGCTGACCGAGAAGGTGTTCTTCGACACCGGCAAGACCCGCATCAAGACCCAGTCGCACGCGCTGCTCGACGAGGTTGCGACGGTGCTGAAGCAGCACCCCGAGGTGAAGCACGTGGTGGTGGAGGGCCACACCGACGACGTGGGCGGCGCCGCGAGCAACCTGAAGCTCTCGAAGGGCCGCGCCGAGGCCGTGCGGGCCTACCTCGTGAAGAAGGGCGTCGAGGCGAGCCGGCTCAGCGCCAAGGGCTTCGGTGAGACCCGCCCGGTGGCCGACAACAAGACGCCGGCCGGCCGCGACGCGAACCGGCGCGTCGAGTTCGTCATCCCGCAGTGA
- a CDS encoding sulfite exporter TauE/SafE family protein — MAPPLLGASDAHLWPLLALAGFVAGVINAIAGGGSLLSFPTLLLTGMSPVMANATNTLALWPGTLSSVYAYKRHIGEERRRAWVLSLPSLAGGLAGSWLLLHTPEKAFRAVVPWLILFACGLLSLQGPIARWIKGRQASGATAVPASLWVSQLLIAIYGGYFGAGIGILMLAGMAIFLPDTMQHANALKVLFSCLINGIAALYFLGMGAAALPQAGLMAVTSIVGGYAGAHLAQRMPARVMRVVVISFGVVVAGRLFYTG, encoded by the coding sequence ATGGCCCCACCGCTCCTCGGAGCTTCCGACGCCCACCTCTGGCCGCTCCTCGCCCTGGCGGGGTTCGTGGCCGGGGTCATCAACGCCATCGCGGGCGGGGGCTCCCTGCTGAGCTTCCCGACCCTGCTCCTCACCGGCATGAGCCCGGTGATGGCCAACGCCACCAACACCCTGGCCCTCTGGCCGGGGACGCTCTCGAGCGTGTACGCCTACAAGCGGCACATCGGCGAGGAGCGGCGCCGGGCCTGGGTGCTGTCGCTGCCTTCCCTCGCGGGGGGGCTCGCCGGCTCGTGGCTCCTCTTGCACACGCCCGAGAAGGCCTTCCGCGCGGTGGTCCCCTGGCTCATCCTCTTCGCTTGCGGCCTGCTGTCGCTCCAGGGCCCCATCGCGCGGTGGATCAAGGGGCGGCAGGCGAGCGGCGCCACCGCCGTCCCGGCCAGCCTCTGGGTGAGCCAGCTCCTCATCGCCATCTACGGCGGCTACTTCGGCGCCGGGATCGGCATCCTGATGCTGGCCGGCATGGCCATCTTCCTGCCGGACACCATGCAGCACGCCAACGCGCTCAAGGTGCTCTTCTCCTGCCTCATCAACGGGATCGCCGCGCTCTACTTCCTCGGGATGGGCGCGGCGGCGCTGCCGCAGGCCGGGCTCATGGCCGTGACCTCCATCGTCGGCGGCTACGCCGGGGCGCACCTCGCCCAGCGCATGCCGGCCCGGGTCATGCGGGTGGTGGTGATCTCGTTCGGCGTCGTGGTGGCGGGCCGGCTCTTCTACACGGGGTGA
- a CDS encoding CBS domain-containing protein yields the protein MTRNPVTIETDASIVEAVHLLKEKNIRRLPVMKGGKVAGVVTEKMLLSYMPSKATSLDHWEVQYLLGKTPVSEAMNPSPHTVKAETDITEAARLLHDRKLNGVLVVDEAGGLVGIFTTTNALEALVAFAQECQAGR from the coding sequence ATGACCAGGAACCCCGTGACCATCGAGACCGACGCCTCGATCGTCGAGGCGGTCCACCTCCTCAAGGAGAAGAACATCCGCCGCTTGCCGGTGATGAAGGGCGGCAAGGTGGCCGGCGTGGTGACCGAGAAGATGCTGCTCTCGTACATGCCGAGCAAGGCGACCTCCCTCGATCACTGGGAGGTGCAGTACCTGCTCGGCAAGACGCCGGTCTCCGAGGCGATGAACCCGAGCCCGCACACGGTGAAGGCCGAGACCGACATCACCGAGGCGGCGCGCCTCCTGCACGACCGCAAGCTGAACGGCGTGCTGGTGGTGGACGAGGCCGGAGGGCTGGTCGGCATCTTCACCACCACCAACGCCCTCGAGGCGCTGGTGGCGTTCGCGCAGGAGTGCCAGGCGGGGCGGTGA
- a CDS encoding ABC transporter ATP-binding protein — translation MLEISKLSFSYGDLRVLWDVDLEVRQGEIVTVVGSNGAGKSTTLKNVSRLVRPGAGTLRFAGEDLTRLASHEVVARGVIQVPEGRKIFPEMTVLENLRMGSYPRNTRADRERNLERAFTLFPRLKERERQLGGTMSGGEQQMLAIARGLMGNPRLLLLDEPSLGLSPLFVKNIFDIITEINRQGVTILLVEQNVFQSLRISHRAYVLETGRVVMSGPGEELLGNEHVKKAYLGI, via the coding sequence CTGCTCGAGATCTCGAAGCTGTCGTTCAGCTACGGCGACCTGCGCGTGCTCTGGGACGTGGACCTCGAGGTGCGCCAGGGCGAGATCGTGACCGTCGTCGGCTCCAACGGCGCCGGGAAGTCCACCACCCTCAAGAACGTGTCGCGCCTGGTCCGCCCCGGCGCGGGGACGCTCCGCTTCGCCGGCGAGGACCTCACCCGGCTGGCGTCGCACGAGGTCGTCGCCCGCGGCGTCATCCAGGTGCCGGAGGGGCGCAAGATCTTCCCGGAGATGACCGTCCTCGAGAACCTCCGGATGGGCTCCTACCCCCGGAACACCCGCGCCGACCGGGAGCGGAACCTCGAGCGGGCCTTCACGCTCTTCCCGCGGCTCAAGGAGCGCGAGAGGCAGCTCGGCGGGACCATGTCCGGGGGCGAGCAGCAGATGCTCGCCATCGCCCGCGGCCTGATGGGCAACCCGCGGCTGCTGCTGCTGGACGAGCCCTCGCTGGGCCTTTCGCCGCTGTTCGTCAAGAACATCTTCGACATCATCACCGAGATCAACCGCCAGGGCGTGACCATCCTGCTGGTGGAGCAGAACGTGTTCCAGTCGCTGCGAATCTCGCATCGAGCGTACGTCCTGGAGACCGGCCGGGTGGTAATGTCGGGCCCGGGCGAAGAGCTCCTCGGCAACGAGCACGTGAAGAAGGCCTACCTCGGGATCTGA
- a CDS encoding ABC transporter ATP-binding protein yields the protein MSAPLLEIRHVSRFFGGLAANSDVSFSVEQGAILGLIGPNGAGKTTLFNCITGFYPPSRGEVVFKGRVINGLPPDKVCHLGMARTWQKVRPLAKLSVLDNVMVGALARTNRLAVARERAMEQLEVVKLAHKARFKAGGLPIGERKKLEVARVLATGPELVLLDEVMGGLNPAESEEIILLILELKRRGLTQMVIEHDMKAIMRISDRVVVLNSGEKLAEGLPREVVENREVVAAYLGDAP from the coding sequence GTGAGCGCGCCCCTGCTCGAGATCCGGCACGTGAGCCGGTTCTTCGGCGGCCTCGCCGCCAACTCCGACGTCTCCTTCTCGGTGGAGCAGGGGGCGATCCTGGGGCTCATCGGGCCGAACGGCGCCGGGAAGACCACCCTCTTCAACTGCATCACCGGCTTCTACCCGCCGTCGCGCGGCGAGGTGGTGTTCAAGGGGCGCGTCATCAACGGCCTGCCGCCGGACAAGGTCTGCCACCTGGGCATGGCGCGCACCTGGCAGAAGGTGCGGCCGCTCGCGAAGCTCTCGGTGCTCGACAACGTCATGGTCGGCGCGCTCGCCCGGACGAACCGGCTCGCGGTGGCGCGCGAGCGGGCCATGGAGCAGCTCGAGGTGGTGAAGCTCGCGCACAAGGCGCGCTTCAAGGCGGGCGGGCTCCCCATCGGCGAGCGCAAGAAGCTCGAGGTGGCGCGCGTCCTCGCCACCGGGCCGGAGCTGGTGCTGCTCGACGAGGTGATGGGCGGGCTCAACCCGGCCGAGAGCGAGGAGATCATCCTGCTCATCCTCGAGCTCAAGCGGCGCGGCCTGACGCAGATGGTGATCGAGCACGACATGAAGGCCATCATGCGGATCTCCGACCGGGTGGTGGTGCTCAACTCCGGGGAGAAGCTGGCGGAGGGGCTGCCCCGCGAGGTGGTGGAGAACCGGGAGGTGGTGGCCGCCTACCTGGGAGACGCCCCGTGA
- a CDS encoding branched-chain amino acid ABC transporter permease, producing MDATPSSPGRAVSAPALVAWLLVLAGLVALPRFLDSPYALHMMVLLFLSIIMGEAWNVLGGYTGQYSVGHAAYFGAGAYTTMMLMQFKQVPPWYGVFAGIAVALLLALVIGSITFRLRGPYFVLASIAMAEILRLIVLNWKDATNGAEGILATEVPPLKVGSYLVTDFSTKVPFYYGGLALAVAVILVNWAVQGSKLGYYFQAIREDQDAAHSLGIHLSLYKNVALAISAVFTAWAGAYYAVYVGFIDPAAALGIDVSVQIVLICIIGGIGTILGPMVGSLVLVPLSEALRSNLIAEGLFRIGLVSESSPTGQFLRENLAHAHALIYGVLVVVVILFMPDGVLGFVRHALARRRAA from the coding sequence ATGGACGCCACCCCCTCCAGCCCCGGCCGCGCCGTCTCCGCCCCGGCCCTCGTCGCCTGGCTCCTGGTCCTCGCCGGGCTGGTCGCCCTCCCGCGCTTCCTCGACAGCCCCTACGCGCTGCACATGATGGTGCTCCTCTTCCTCTCGATCATCATGGGGGAGGCCTGGAACGTGCTCGGCGGCTACACCGGCCAGTACTCGGTGGGCCACGCCGCCTACTTCGGCGCGGGCGCCTACACCACGATGATGCTGATGCAGTTCAAGCAGGTGCCGCCCTGGTACGGCGTCTTCGCCGGGATCGCCGTCGCGCTCCTGCTGGCGCTCGTCATCGGCAGCATCACCTTCCGGCTCCGGGGCCCCTACTTCGTGCTCGCCTCGATCGCGATGGCCGAGATCCTCCGGCTCATCGTGCTCAACTGGAAGGACGCCACCAACGGCGCCGAGGGCATCCTCGCCACCGAGGTGCCGCCGCTCAAGGTGGGCTCGTACCTCGTGACCGACTTCTCCACCAAGGTGCCCTTCTACTACGGCGGGCTCGCGCTCGCGGTGGCGGTCATCCTGGTGAACTGGGCGGTGCAGGGCTCCAAGCTCGGCTACTACTTCCAGGCCATCCGCGAGGACCAGGACGCCGCCCACTCGCTCGGGATCCACCTCTCCCTCTACAAGAACGTCGCCCTCGCCATCTCGGCGGTCTTCACCGCCTGGGCCGGCGCCTACTACGCGGTCTACGTGGGCTTCATCGACCCGGCCGCCGCGCTCGGCATCGACGTCTCGGTGCAGATCGTGCTCATCTGCATCATCGGCGGGATCGGGACCATCCTCGGGCCGATGGTCGGCTCGCTGGTGCTGGTGCCGCTCTCGGAGGCGCTGCGGTCCAACCTGATCGCGGAGGGGCTCTTCCGGATCGGGCTGGTCTCCGAGTCGTCGCCGACCGGGCAGTTCCTCCGCGAGAACCTGGCCCACGCCCACGCGCTCATCTACGGCGTGCTGGTGGTGGTGGTGATCCTCTTCATGCCCGACGGGGTGCTCGGGTTCGTGCGCCACGCGCTGGCGCGCCGGAGGGCGGCGTGA
- a CDS encoding branched-chain amino acid ABC transporter permease encodes MTVFLQSLISGVLVGGVYALIGIGLTIIFGVMRVINFAHGDLLMVGMYLTFFAFTLLGIDPFLSVLLVMPAMFLLGAVLQRVFINRVLDALPQNQILLTIGLGLVMSNTAMLLFTSDYKILTTSYSSGAFQLLGLSISKPLGISFAITAALTAALYWFLIRTDTGQAIRATAQDREAAQLMGVNVRRMSVIATGLGAALAGTAGALISPTYYIYPQVGGAFTLKAFVIVVLGGMGSVIGATLGGIVIGATESLAAVYISSGLKELVVYVLFLLVLLFKPAGLLGKSRM; translated from the coding sequence ATGACGGTCTTCCTGCAGTCCCTCATCAGCGGCGTACTGGTGGGCGGCGTCTACGCCCTCATCGGCATCGGGCTCACCATCATCTTCGGCGTCATGCGCGTCATCAACTTCGCGCACGGCGACCTCCTGATGGTCGGGATGTACCTCACCTTCTTCGCCTTCACCCTGCTCGGGATCGACCCCTTCCTCTCGGTGCTGCTGGTCATGCCGGCCATGTTCCTGCTCGGGGCCGTGCTGCAGCGGGTCTTCATCAACCGGGTCCTCGACGCGTTGCCGCAGAACCAGATCCTGCTCACCATCGGGCTCGGCCTCGTCATGAGCAACACGGCGATGCTGCTCTTCACCTCCGACTACAAGATCCTGACCACCAGCTACTCCTCGGGCGCCTTCCAGCTCCTCGGCCTCTCCATCTCGAAGCCGCTCGGGATCTCGTTCGCCATCACCGCCGCCCTCACCGCCGCGCTCTACTGGTTCCTCATCCGGACCGACACCGGGCAGGCCATCCGCGCCACCGCGCAGGACCGGGAGGCCGCCCAGCTCATGGGGGTGAACGTGCGCCGGATGTCGGTCATCGCCACCGGGCTCGGCGCCGCGCTGGCCGGAACCGCCGGCGCGCTCATCTCGCCCACCTACTACATCTACCCGCAGGTGGGCGGCGCCTTCACCCTCAAGGCGTTCGTCATCGTGGTGCTGGGCGGGATGGGGAGCGTCATCGGCGCGACCCTCGGGGGCATCGTCATCGGGGCGACGGAGTCGCTCGCCGCCGTCTACATCTCCTCGGGGCTGAAGGAGCTCGTGGTCTACGTGCTCTTCCTCCTCGTGCTCCTCTTCAAGCCGGCCGGTCTCCTCGGCAAGTCGAGGATGTGA
- a CDS encoding endonuclease MutS2 has product MNDRTLAELGWPELTAALAARCRLPAGARRAAALPFQPDAAAAREALLRVEEARALGEERFALPLGSVGAVEEALDRAARGGVLEPAALLLVAALERAAVRTRATLAPRAAARPRLWALAEGLSERAGLADAIERAVDPSGAISDRASPALESLRERVRGLHRALKNRVEALLADAEMERNLRDSYFTIRNDRYVLPVLASARSQVPGIVHNASQSGQTLFVEPQPMVEMGNELSIAAAMAAEEEQRILRELSERAAGRAGALGGDLERLAELDLLEASARLASELDAHPPEIGPVAEGFSLLSLRHPLLVLQGKKVVASDVRLEPPRRALVVSGPNGGGKTVSITAVGLSACMARAGLPIAAAAGSRLPFFYEVRAAVDEKGDLSRDLSTFTAHLTAVREIMAGAGEGSLVLVDEIAADTDPREGAALAAAILEELATKGALVLVTTHLDELKALALSDARYGNARVGFDAERLVPTYQLHLGTPGSSSALEVARRVGLPERVVERARAALTGQGGALGEALRSLEEERARIAAERSALERARAQAEASAKAAAEREAEARRAEREAAARVARQMAEEVEAARQVVSDLLAEVQAAPTVRKVSEAAKQLDAWAATMEKAEKVAAAQARSVPEALPASEIRPGARVRLASLGGEGEVLEVQGGEALVQAGPLRIRRPLADLIPLRGKAASAKLGKSREEKLARAEEARPAGLALSDRRLDVRGMRVEELLRAVERFLDRLYSEGEAECLVLHGHGTGALKASLRELLSSSPYVAAFRPGDRHEGGDAVTVISLKR; this is encoded by the coding sequence ATGAACGACCGCACCCTCGCCGAGCTCGGCTGGCCCGAGCTCACGGCCGCGCTGGCGGCCCGCTGCCGCCTGCCGGCCGGCGCCCGGCGCGCCGCCGCCCTGCCCTTCCAGCCCGACGCGGCCGCCGCCCGCGAGGCGCTGCTCCGGGTGGAGGAGGCGCGCGCCCTCGGGGAGGAGCGGTTCGCCCTGCCGCTCGGCAGCGTGGGCGCCGTCGAGGAGGCGCTCGACCGCGCGGCCCGCGGCGGCGTGCTCGAGCCCGCGGCCCTCCTCCTCGTGGCCGCGCTCGAGCGCGCGGCGGTCCGGACCCGGGCCACCCTGGCGCCCCGGGCGGCGGCCCGCCCGCGGCTCTGGGCCCTCGCCGAGGGGCTCTCGGAGCGCGCCGGGCTCGCCGACGCCATCGAGCGCGCCGTCGATCCGTCCGGCGCCATCTCCGACCGCGCCAGCCCCGCGCTCGAGTCGCTGCGGGAGCGGGTCCGGGGGCTGCACCGCGCCCTCAAGAACCGGGTGGAGGCGCTCCTCGCAGACGCGGAGATGGAGCGCAACCTGCGCGACAGCTACTTCACCATCCGCAACGACCGCTACGTCCTGCCGGTGCTGGCGAGCGCCCGCTCGCAGGTGCCCGGCATCGTCCACAACGCCTCGCAGTCGGGCCAGACCCTGTTCGTCGAGCCGCAGCCGATGGTGGAGATGGGCAACGAGCTCTCCATCGCCGCGGCGATGGCGGCCGAGGAGGAGCAGCGGATCCTGCGCGAGCTCTCGGAGCGGGCGGCGGGCCGCGCCGGCGCGCTCGGGGGCGACCTCGAGCGGCTGGCGGAGCTCGACCTGCTCGAGGCCTCGGCGCGGCTCGCCTCCGAGCTCGACGCGCACCCGCCGGAGATCGGGCCGGTGGCGGAGGGGTTCTCGCTCCTCTCGCTGCGCCACCCGCTCCTCGTCCTGCAGGGCAAGAAGGTGGTGGCGAGCGACGTGCGGCTCGAGCCGCCGCGCCGGGCCCTCGTGGTCTCGGGGCCCAACGGCGGCGGCAAGACCGTCTCCATCACCGCGGTCGGGCTCTCGGCCTGCATGGCGCGGGCGGGGCTGCCCATCGCGGCGGCGGCCGGCTCGCGCCTGCCCTTCTTCTACGAGGTCCGGGCCGCGGTGGACGAGAAGGGGGACCTCTCCCGCGACCTCTCCACCTTCACCGCCCACCTCACCGCGGTGCGCGAGATCATGGCCGGCGCGGGCGAGGGCTCGCTCGTGCTGGTGGACGAGATCGCGGCCGACACCGACCCCCGCGAGGGCGCCGCGCTGGCGGCGGCGATCCTGGAGGAGCTCGCGACGAAGGGGGCGCTGGTCCTCGTGACCACGCACCTCGACGAGCTCAAGGCGCTGGCGCTCTCCGACGCCCGCTACGGCAACGCCCGGGTCGGCTTCGACGCCGAGCGGCTCGTCCCCACCTACCAGCTCCACCTCGGCACCCCCGGGAGCTCGTCGGCGCTCGAGGTGGCCCGGCGCGTCGGCCTGCCCGAGCGGGTGGTGGAGCGGGCACGCGCCGCGCTCACCGGGCAGGGCGGCGCCCTCGGGGAGGCCCTGCGCTCCCTCGAGGAGGAGCGGGCCCGCATCGCCGCCGAGCGGAGCGCGCTCGAGCGCGCCCGGGCCCAGGCGGAGGCCTCCGCGAAGGCGGCCGCCGAGCGCGAGGCGGAGGCGCGGCGGGCGGAGCGCGAGGCCGCGGCGCGGGTGGCCCGGCAGATGGCGGAGGAGGTCGAGGCGGCGCGGCAGGTGGTGTCGGACCTCCTCGCCGAGGTCCAGGCGGCCCCGACGGTCCGCAAGGTGAGCGAGGCGGCGAAGCAGCTCGACGCCTGGGCCGCCACCATGGAGAAGGCGGAGAAGGTGGCCGCCGCGCAGGCGCGCAGCGTGCCGGAGGCCCTCCCCGCCTCGGAGATCCGGCCCGGGGCGCGGGTGCGGCTCGCCTCCCTCGGCGGCGAGGGCGAGGTGCTCGAGGTCCAGGGCGGCGAGGCGCTCGTGCAGGCCGGCCCGCTCAGGATCCGGCGGCCGCTCGCCGACCTCATCCCGCTCCGGGGCAAGGCCGCCTCGGCGAAGCTCGGGAAGAGCCGGGAGGAGAAGCTGGCCCGGGCCGAGGAGGCGCGCCCGGCGGGGCTGGCGCTCTCCGATCGGAGGCTCGACGTGCGCGGGATGCGCGTGGAGGAGCTGCTCCGCGCGGTGGAGCGGTTCCTGGACCGGCTCTACTCGGAGGGCGAGGCGGAGTGCCTCGTGCTGCACGGCCACGGTACCGGCGCGCTCAAGGCCTCGCTGCGGGAGCTGCTCTCGTCCTCGCCGTACGTGGCGGCGTTCCGCCCGGGCGATCGCCACGAGGGCGGCGACGCGGTGACGGTCATCTCCCTGAAGCGCTGA